In candidate division KSB1 bacterium, a single genomic region encodes these proteins:
- a CDS encoding peroxiredoxin has protein sequence MVVEVGEVVPDFALKTYEPSTGDWGEFSLARTREAKKWSLLFFYPADYTFVUTTEFAALAELHERFARLGAELVTVSTDSHFVHLAWQREEPGLAKVRFSMGADRSGEISRLFGVWEAVSGEAYRGTFIIDPDGVLRSMEINANSVGRNIDELMRKFKAFLHVTKHPKTDCPSKWKDDGDPTLQASPKLVGRVYSKGGDLA, from the coding sequence ATGGTCGTCGAAGTCGGGGAGGTGGTGCCCGATTTTGCGCTCAAGACGTATGAGCCTTCCACGGGTGATTGGGGCGAATTCTCGCTGGCGCGTACGCGCGAGGCGAAAAAGTGGTCGCTTCTCTTCTTCTATCCCGCCGACTATACATTTGTATGAACGACCGAGTTTGCGGCTCTGGCAGAGCTGCATGAGCGGTTTGCGCGACTGGGCGCGGAACTGGTGACGGTCTCGACGGACAGCCATTTCGTTCACTTGGCGTGGCAACGGGAAGAACCCGGACTGGCCAAGGTGAGGTTTTCGATGGGCGCGGACCGCAGCGGCGAGATTTCGCGGCTGTTTGGCGTGTGGGAGGCGGTGAGCGGCGAGGCCTATCGCGGCACGTTCATTATCGACCCTGATGGCGTTTTGCGCTCCATGGAGATCAACGCGAACAGCGTGGGCCGGAACATCGACGAGCTGATGCGCAAATTCAAGGCATTTCTGCACGTAACAAAACATCCGAAGACGGATTGCCCGTCGAAGTGGAAAGATGACGGCGATCCGACGCTGCAGGCAAGCCCGAAGCTGGTCGGGCGCGTCTATTCGAAGGGCGGCGATCTGGCCTGA
- the gdhA gene encoding NADP-specific glutamate dehydrogenase, translating to MSDFVTSFMAEVKAKNPCEPEFLQAVQEVVESLETVYHKFPEFRKARILERMVEPERVIMFRVPWEDDKGNVHVNRGYRIEMNSVLGPYKGGLRFHPTVNLGILKFLAFEQVLKNSLTTLPMGGGKGGSDFDPKGKSDTEVMRFCQSFMCELFRHIGANTDVPAGDIGVGGREIGYLFGMYKRLRNEFTGVFTGKGLAWGGSLIRPEATGYGAVYFAAEMLGTKNDSLKGKTCLVSGSGNVAQYTVEKLNQLGAKPVTLSDSDGFVYDPEGISADKLAFVMELKNTRRGRIKEYADKYKSATFTPINGAKNGSNPLWEIKAQCAFPSATQNEINGADAAHLVKNGVSVVSEGANMPTSPDGVEVFLDAHILYGPGKAANAGGVATSGLEMSQNSMRLAWPREEVDERLHNIMKNIHKSCKDAAEAYGRKGNYVDGANIAGFLKVSNAMMEQGLV from the coding sequence ATGTCTGATTTCGTGACCTCCTTCATGGCGGAGGTCAAAGCCAAGAATCCGTGCGAGCCTGAGTTTCTGCAAGCCGTGCAGGAAGTCGTTGAATCGCTGGAGACAGTTTACCACAAATTCCCCGAATTCCGCAAGGCGAGAATCCTGGAGCGGATGGTCGAACCGGAACGCGTGATCATGTTTCGGGTTCCGTGGGAAGATGACAAGGGCAATGTGCATGTCAATCGCGGTTACCGCATTGAGATGAACAGCGTGCTCGGACCGTACAAGGGCGGCCTGCGCTTCCACCCGACGGTCAACCTGGGCATCCTCAAGTTCCTGGCCTTCGAGCAGGTCTTGAAAAACAGCCTGACCACTCTGCCCATGGGCGGCGGCAAGGGCGGCTCCGATTTCGATCCCAAGGGCAAGAGCGACACGGAAGTCATGCGCTTCTGCCAGAGCTTCATGTGCGAGCTGTTCCGTCACATCGGCGCGAATACCGACGTGCCGGCCGGTGACATCGGCGTCGGCGGTCGTGAGATCGGTTATCTGTTCGGCATGTACAAGCGTCTGCGGAACGAATTCACGGGCGTGTTCACCGGCAAAGGCCTGGCCTGGGGCGGGTCGCTGATCCGGCCCGAAGCCACCGGCTACGGTGCGGTCTATTTCGCGGCCGAAATGCTGGGGACCAAGAACGACTCGCTGAAGGGGAAGACGTGTTTGGTCTCGGGCAGCGGCAATGTTGCGCAGTACACGGTCGAGAAACTCAATCAGCTGGGCGCGAAACCCGTGACCCTGTCGGACTCCGATGGGTTTGTGTACGATCCGGAAGGGATCAGCGCCGACAAGCTGGCGTTTGTCATGGAACTCAAGAACACTCGCCGCGGTCGGATCAAGGAGTACGCGGACAAGTACAAGAGCGCGACCTTCACTCCGATCAACGGCGCCAAGAATGGCTCCAATCCGTTGTGGGAGATCAAGGCGCAATGTGCGTTCCCGAGCGCCACGCAGAATGAGATCAACGGCGCGGATGCCGCGCATCTGGTCAAGAACGGAGTCAGTGTCGTGTCTGAAGGCGCGAATATGCCGACGTCGCCGGATGGTGTGGAAGTCTTCCTCGATGCGCATATTCTCTACGGACCCGGCAAGGCCGCCAATGCGGGCGGTGTCGCCACCTCCGGCCTCGAGATGAGCCAGAACAGCATGCGGCTGGCCTGGCCGCGCGAAGAGGTGGACGAGCGCTTGCACAACATCATGAAGAACATTCATAAGTCCTGCAAGGACGCCGCCGAGGCGTACGGTCGGAAAGGCAACTACGTGGACGGCGCCAACATCGCCGGATTCCTGAAAGTCTCCAACGCGATGATGGAGCAGGGTCTCGTGTAG
- a CDS encoding 2-oxoisovalerate dehydrogenase, whose product MSESQTEIIFEVREAEEGGYNARALGVNIFTQGDSWEDLKVMVRDAVNLYYEDKSSKPKVIRLLHMTTREETIAVNPVAA is encoded by the coding sequence ATGTCAGAATCCCAAACTGAGATCATCTTCGAAGTCCGCGAGGCGGAAGAGGGCGGTTACAACGCGCGTGCGCTCGGCGTGAATATTTTTACGCAGGGTGATAGTTGGGAGGACCTCAAGGTGATGGTGCGCGACGCGGTGAATCTCTACTATGAGGACAAGTCGTCAAAGCCCAAGGTGATTCGACTCCTGCACATGACGACGCGCGAAGAGACGATCGCGGTGAATCCGGTGGCGGCGTAG
- a CDS encoding Zn-ribbon domain-containing OB-fold protein produces the protein MFRSTARYWREIPERYRGEANKSAKTGKVFFPARQVEPGNGNRKFKPVRLEYTGEILTYTVIRVAPMGFEKIGPYALCIVELNGGGRITCQLADCPLDQVKIGMKVRVEFRKLMDDGDEGLHLYGYKVVPE, from the coding sequence ATGTTCCGTTCAACTGCGCGCTACTGGCGCGAAATCCCTGAACGCTATCGCGGCGAGGCGAACAAGTCGGCCAAGACCGGCAAGGTGTTCTTTCCCGCGCGGCAGGTCGAACCGGGCAACGGCAATCGTAAGTTCAAGCCCGTCCGGCTCGAGTACACCGGCGAAATCCTCACTTACACCGTCATCCGCGTCGCGCCGATGGGATTCGAAAAAATCGGTCCCTACGCGCTTTGCATTGTCGAACTCAACGGCGGCGGCCGCATCACCTGTCAGCTCGCTGACTGCCCGCTCGATCAGGTCAAGATCGGCATGAAGGTCCGCGTCGAGTTTCGCAAACTCATGGACGACGGCGACGAAGGCCTGCATCTGTACGGCTACAAGGTCGTCCCGGAGTAG
- a CDS encoding thiolase domain-containing protein, whose protein sequence is MRDVAVIGVGLNKWGELWEMSLREIFVDAALKAMDDAGVDKIDSLYVGSMSPGLFVGQEHLASMLADYLGQCPIPAARVESACASGGLAFRTGWMEVALGLSDVVMVSGVEKMLDVDGGAATYTLATAADQEYEGYNGATFPGLYAMIANAYAKKYKIPADKFRQQLSAVTVKNHANGFLNSNAQFRMKLTMEDTFKSTMVADPLRLYDCSPITDGAAACILAPIELAKKKFKNHPIVAVIGTGAATDTIALHDREDLTYLKSTEIAAKHAYKMANIDDPVKQIQLAEVHDCFTIAEICTTEALGFFAKGKGGEAALSGATARDGKMPINTSGGLKSKGHPVGATGIAQVIEIVQQLRGEAGERQLKKAKVGLTQNMGGSGGSAIVHILKSM, encoded by the coding sequence ATGAGAGATGTAGCCGTCATCGGAGTCGGCCTCAATAAGTGGGGCGAACTCTGGGAGATGAGCCTGCGCGAGATCTTTGTGGATGCCGCGCTGAAAGCGATGGACGATGCGGGCGTCGACAAGATCGACTCGCTGTATGTCGGTTCGATGTCGCCGGGCCTGTTCGTCGGTCAGGAACACCTGGCCAGCATGCTCGCCGATTATCTCGGTCAGTGTCCGATTCCCGCCGCGCGCGTCGAGTCGGCTTGCGCCTCGGGCGGACTTGCGTTCCGCACGGGCTGGATGGAGGTCGCGCTCGGCCTCAGTGACGTCGTGATGGTCAGCGGCGTCGAGAAGATGCTCGATGTCGATGGCGGAGCCGCGACTTATACCCTGGCCACGGCGGCGGATCAGGAATACGAAGGCTACAACGGCGCGACGTTCCCCGGGCTGTACGCGATGATCGCCAATGCGTACGCCAAGAAGTACAAGATTCCCGCGGACAAATTCCGGCAGCAGCTCAGCGCCGTGACCGTGAAGAATCACGCCAACGGATTTCTGAACTCCAACGCGCAGTTCCGCATGAAGCTGACGATGGAAGACACGTTCAAGTCCACGATGGTCGCCGATCCGCTGCGGCTCTATGATTGCTCGCCGATTACCGACGGTGCGGCGGCGTGCATTCTGGCGCCGATCGAACTCGCGAAGAAGAAGTTCAAGAATCATCCGATCGTGGCGGTGATCGGAACCGGTGCGGCAACGGATACCATCGCCCTGCATGACCGCGAGGATCTGACCTATTTGAAGAGCACCGAAATCGCCGCGAAACACGCCTACAAGATGGCGAACATCGACGATCCGGTGAAGCAGATTCAGCTGGCCGAAGTTCACGACTGTTTCACCATCGCGGAGATTTGTACGACCGAAGCGCTCGGCTTCTTCGCGAAGGGGAAGGGGGGCGAAGCGGCGCTGTCCGGTGCCACGGCGCGCGACGGCAAGATGCCCATCAACACCTCGGGCGGTCTCAAATCGAAGGGGCATCCCGTGGGTGCGACGGGGATTGCGCAGGTGATCGAAATCGTTCAGCAATTGCGCGGCGAAGCCGGCGAGCGTCAGCTCAAGAAGGCCAAGGTCGGCCTCACCCAGAACATGGGCGGCAGCGGGGGCAGTGCGATTGTGCACATCCTCAAGTCAATGTAG
- a CDS encoding DUF4242 domain-containing protein, translating to MPKYIIERNVPGAGNWDAEVKRNAAQKSCIVLNILGPSIQWVQSYITGDKLYCVYLAPSEEIIREHAREAGFPADRISEVVSIIDPTTAEAGI from the coding sequence ATGCCGAAGTACATCATTGAACGGAACGTTCCAGGCGCAGGAAACTGGGATGCTGAAGTAAAGCGCAACGCCGCGCAAAAATCCTGCATCGTGCTCAACATCCTCGGCCCGAGCATCCAGTGGGTGCAGAGCTATATCACCGGGGATAAGCTCTACTGCGTGTACCTCGCGCCCAGCGAAGAGATTATCCGCGAACACGCTCGCGAAGCCGGGTTCCCCGCGGACCGGATCTCGGAAGTGGTGTCCATTATCGATCCCACTACGGCGGAAGCCGGGATCTGA
- a CDS encoding hydroxymethylglutaryl-CoA synthase, which translates to MAKAGIGIIGWGSYIPRYRIKLEEIAKVWGADSESYKRGLMLFEKSVPSPDQDVITMSVEAARRAVVRAKIDPAEIGCCYVGSESHPYAVKPTGTTVAEALGATPDCRVADLEFACKAGSEGMFIAYSHVKSGVLDYGLGIGADTSQGAPGDALEYSASAGAAAFLFGKKNVVATVDFTNTYMTDTPDFWRREHAFYPSHGGRFTGDAAYFKHSLGAAKDLLKKSGTKPEDFKYCVFHQPNGKFPSRAAEMLGFNKKQYETGWLTPWLGNTYSGASPIGLTAILDIAKPGDRIFMVSYGSGAGSDGFIYTVTDEIKGKAKLAPQTHPQLHENKVYLDYGTYVKFRGKIHMAGH; encoded by the coding sequence ATGGCCAAGGCCGGAATCGGCATCATCGGCTGGGGATCGTACATCCCACGCTACCGCATCAAACTTGAAGAAATCGCCAAAGTCTGGGGCGCTGACTCCGAATCGTACAAGCGCGGACTCATGCTGTTCGAAAAAAGCGTCCCCAGCCCCGATCAGGATGTCATCACCATGTCCGTCGAAGCCGCGCGCCGCGCGGTCGTCCGCGCGAAGATCGATCCGGCAGAGATCGGCTGCTGCTATGTCGGTTCGGAATCGCATCCGTACGCCGTCAAGCCGACGGGCACGACCGTGGCCGAAGCGCTCGGCGCAACGCCCGATTGCCGCGTCGCGGACCTCGAATTTGCCTGCAAAGCGGGTTCGGAAGGCATGTTCATCGCCTACTCCCATGTGAAATCCGGCGTCCTCGATTACGGCCTCGGCATCGGCGCGGATACATCGCAGGGCGCGCCCGGCGATGCGCTCGAATATTCCGCCTCCGCCGGAGCCGCGGCCTTTCTGTTCGGCAAGAAGAACGTCGTCGCGACGGTTGATTTCACGAACACATACATGACCGACACGCCGGATTTCTGGCGCCGCGAGCATGCGTTCTATCCGTCGCACGGCGGCCGCTTCACCGGCGACGCCGCCTACTTCAAACATTCGCTGGGCGCGGCCAAAGACCTCCTGAAGAAGTCCGGGACGAAGCCGGAAGACTTCAAGTACTGCGTCTTTCATCAGCCGAACGGCAAGTTCCCGTCGCGCGCCGCCGAGATGCTCGGCTTCAACAAGAAGCAGTACGAAACGGGCTGGCTCACGCCGTGGCTGGGCAACACCTATTCCGGCGCGTCGCCGATCGGCCTCACCGCCATTCTCGATATCGCCAAGCCCGGCGACCGCATCTTCATGGTCAGCTACGGCTCGGGCGCGGGCTCCGACGGTTTCATCTACACGGTGACCGACGAGATCAAGGGCAAGGCCAAACTGGCTCCGCAGACGCACCCGCAACTGCACGAGAACAAGGTGTACCTTGATTACGGCACGTACGTCAAGTTCCGCGGCAAGATTCACATGGCGGGACACTGA
- a CDS encoding diguanylate cyclase — translation MPHWTHELPIAATVCDRDGIILEMNEKSQQTFANDGGAMLIGTNVLDCHPEPSRSQLAKMLRTQSKHIYTIEKNGVKKLIYQTPWFERGVYMGFVELALEIPEEMPHFVRE, via the coding sequence ATGCCCCACTGGACCCACGAACTCCCCATTGCCGCGACGGTGTGTGATCGCGATGGCATTATTCTCGAAATGAACGAAAAGTCGCAGCAGACGTTCGCCAATGACGGCGGCGCGATGCTGATCGGCACCAACGTACTCGACTGTCATCCTGAACCGTCGCGTTCGCAGCTCGCGAAGATGCTGCGCACGCAATCCAAACACATCTACACGATCGAGAAAAACGGCGTCAAGAAGCTGATCTATCAAACTCCGTGGTTCGAGCGCGGCGTGTACATGGGCTTCGTGGAACTGGCCCTCGAAATCCCGGAAGAGATGCCGCACTTTGTCAGGGAATGA
- a CDS encoding DUF262 domain-containing protein: MRSGWLYRISIITIVKHFHPNGACDGHAAAWKNERNSLVTVHNVPIHNQQVGPWYEDYADTEDNEIQIYDYAITATPNDFNVLTINQFLTSGAVKIPGFQRNYVWDIGRASKLIESLIMGLPVPQVFLYEEERNRFLVIDGQQRLMSIYYFMSKRFPKEEKRVELRRIFDEQGRIPDNVLHNDEYFLTFNLRLPQLLPNRPNRLRGLNYSTLGEFKTQFELRTIRNVIVKQNEPPNDDSSIYEIFNRLNTGGVNLSPQEIRISLYHSSFYEMLHRLNGIEGWRRFLGLPEPDLHMKDVEVLLRGFALLASTENYTPSMKRFLNQFSKQCKRNTPDQNVYLERLFSVFLDSTRELPEDAFTSQRTRRFNVALFESAFAAACDPAFTGRTLVIPAMDLDRIRRLDADPEFIAASQQGTTQTLNVNTRLRRARAILRDDLVVQP, from the coding sequence ATGCGCTCGGGTTGGCTTTATCGTATTTCAATCATTACAATCGTCAAACATTTTCACCCGAACGGGGCATGTGACGGACACGCCGCCGCGTGGAAGAATGAAAGGAATTCACTCGTGACAGTCCACAACGTACCGATCCATAATCAGCAAGTCGGCCCATGGTACGAGGATTATGCAGACACCGAGGACAATGAGATCCAAATTTACGACTATGCCATAACCGCAACACCCAATGACTTTAATGTATTGACGATTAATCAGTTTCTCACTTCTGGAGCGGTGAAGATTCCCGGCTTTCAACGAAATTACGTTTGGGACATTGGTCGTGCATCTAAACTAATTGAGTCCCTCATAATGGGACTTCCTGTCCCGCAAGTATTTCTATACGAGGAGGAGCGGAATCGATTCTTGGTAATTGATGGTCAGCAACGGCTCATGTCTATCTACTACTTTATGTCCAAACGATTCCCAAAAGAAGAAAAGCGCGTAGAACTTCGGCGCATATTTGATGAGCAGGGTAGAATCCCTGACAATGTACTTCACAATGATGAGTACTTCTTGACGTTCAATCTTCGACTGCCGCAATTGCTGCCAAATCGCCCGAATCGACTTCGTGGACTAAACTACTCCACACTCGGAGAGTTTAAGACCCAATTCGAGTTGAGAACGATTAGGAATGTGATTGTAAAGCAAAACGAACCGCCCAACGACGACTCATCAATTTATGAGATATTCAATCGATTAAATACAGGCGGTGTAAACCTCAGCCCACAAGAGATACGAATCAGCTTGTATCATTCGTCATTCTACGAGATGCTGCACAGACTGAACGGTATCGAAGGATGGCGTCGCTTCCTTGGCTTGCCAGAGCCGGATCTTCATATGAAAGACGTGGAAGTACTTCTTCGGGGCTTCGCATTATTGGCTTCGACTGAAAACTACACGCCCTCGATGAAGAGATTCCTGAATCAATTCTCGAAGCAATGTAAGAGAAATACACCAGACCAGAATGTCTACTTGGAGCGCCTGTTCAGTGTATTCTTGGACAGCACCCGCGAGCTACCGGAAGATGCGTTCACTAGCCAACGGACTCGTCGATTTAATGTTGCCTTGTTTGAATCAGCTTTTGCAGCAGCATGTGATCCCGCGTTCACAGGCCGCACGCTAGTCATACCGGCTATGGACTTGGATCGCATTCGGAGGCTAGATGCTGATCCAGAGTTCATTGCGGCGTCGCAACAAGGCACGACACAGACGCTGAACGTAAATACTCGATTGAGACGTGCGCGGGCAATCCTTAGAGATGATTTGGTCGTACAACCATGA
- a CDS encoding nuclear transport factor 2 family protein: protein MSELTVSVETLRQILEAFNRHDLDAIMEFFADDCSFDFPRGPEPWGLRFVGKPAVREALAGRFKGIPDVHYGDDVHWVAGDRGVSEWTLTGTMVSGVFIEVRGCDLWEFQKGKVIRKNSYWKIVERRES, encoded by the coding sequence ATGAGCGAACTCACCGTCAGCGTCGAGACACTCAGGCAGATCCTCGAAGCATTCAACCGCCATGACCTCGATGCCATCATGGAGTTTTTTGCAGACGACTGCTCATTCGATTTTCCGCGAGGTCCTGAACCGTGGGGACTGCGGTTCGTCGGCAAACCTGCCGTACGCGAAGCCTTAGCCGGTCGCTTCAAGGGGATTCCTGACGTTCATTACGGAGACGATGTGCATTGGGTCGCCGGGGACCGGGGAGTTTCCGAATGGACCCTAACTGGAACGATGGTGTCAGGCGTCTTCATTGAAGTCCGGGGCTGTGACCTGTGGGAGTTCCAGAAGGGGAAGGTTATTCGCAAGAACTCATACTGGAAAATCGTCGAGCGCAGAGAGTCGTGA
- a CDS encoding class I SAM-dependent rRNA methyltransferase — protein MAKLPEIRLRRGAGQRLSAGHLWVFSNELSDGFQSCEPGALVRLRYSDGTFAAICTVNPHSLIAARVFSRVDCDIDEGWIHDHLRAAVQLRDSLLGSGGSCRLVYSEADGMPGLIVDRFGDVVAFSALTAGMERMTPWIIDAIQRDLSPRAIVACNDSRARDLEQLPRVRHVIRGMLDEPVWFEQDGIHLLADPLHGQKTGFFHDQRSNRQHLATWCHDVDTVLDLFCYTGGFGLYALRAGARLCTFVDSSEHALELCRQVVERNGWSDRAAFLRADIFEWLKESRERFDVVAVDPPALAKSRATAGAAVRAYRDLNVRAMARVKPNGLLATSSCSGLVTAVNWRGAVEDAAYKARRPLRFIAFGGQAPDHPILATMPETEYLKFAVGIVGEPPYPRGNHE, from the coding sequence CCAATCCTGCGAGCCGGGTGCGCTCGTGCGACTCCGCTACTCGGACGGGACGTTTGCCGCGATCTGTACCGTGAACCCGCACAGCCTGATCGCGGCGCGCGTTTTTTCACGCGTGGACTGCGACATCGATGAAGGGTGGATCCACGATCACCTCCGGGCTGCGGTTCAATTGCGGGATTCGCTGCTTGGGTCCGGTGGGTCCTGCAGATTGGTCTATTCCGAGGCGGACGGTATGCCCGGTCTGATCGTGGACCGCTTCGGCGATGTCGTCGCTTTCTCGGCCCTGACGGCGGGAATGGAACGCATGACGCCGTGGATCATCGACGCGATTCAGCGCGATTTGTCGCCGCGGGCGATCGTCGCCTGCAACGATTCGCGGGCACGCGATCTCGAACAGCTTCCGCGAGTACGACATGTCATCCGGGGAATGCTCGACGAGCCCGTTTGGTTCGAACAGGATGGCATTCACCTCCTTGCCGATCCGTTGCACGGTCAGAAGACCGGCTTCTTCCACGACCAACGCTCCAATCGGCAGCACTTGGCAACGTGGTGCCATGATGTCGATACGGTGCTGGACCTGTTCTGTTACACCGGCGGTTTCGGGCTTTATGCGTTGCGCGCCGGAGCCAGACTCTGCACCTTTGTGGACTCGTCCGAGCACGCGCTGGAGCTCTGTCGTCAGGTGGTCGAGCGGAATGGCTGGTCCGACCGGGCGGCCTTTCTGCGCGCCGACATCTTCGAATGGCTCAAGGAGAGCCGGGAGCGTTTCGATGTGGTCGCCGTCGATCCGCCCGCATTGGCCAAGAGTCGCGCCACTGCGGGAGCGGCGGTGCGTGCCTATCGTGATTTGAATGTGCGCGCGATGGCGCGGGTCAAGCCGAATGGTCTGCTCGCCACGTCGAGCTGCTCAGGACTTGTGACAGCCGTCAACTGGCGCGGTGCGGTCGAAGACGCGGCCTACAAAGCACGGCGGCCGTTGCGCTTCATTGCGTTTGGAGGGCAGGCGCCGGATCATCCGATTCTCGCCACCATGCCGGAAACTGAATACCTGAAATTCGCCGTCGGAATCGTCGGCGAACCACCATACCCCCGAGGGAACCATGAGTAA